From Streptomyces zhihengii, the proteins below share one genomic window:
- the ffh gene encoding signal recognition particle protein encodes MFDTLSDRLSATFKNLRGKGRLSEADIDGAAREIRIALLEADVALPVVREFIKQVKTRSLGAEVSKALNPSQQVVKIVNEELVGILGGETRRLRFAKTAPTVIMLAGLQGAGKTTLAGKLGLWLKGQGHSPLLVACDLQRPNAVTQLSVVAERAGVGFYGPQPGNGVGDPVQVAKDSVEYARTKQFDIVIVDTAGRLGIDQELMEQAADIRDAVQPDEVLFVVDAMIGQDAVNTAEAFRDGVGFDGVVLSKLDGDARGGAALSIAHVTGKQIMFASNGEKLDEFDAFHPDRMASRILGMGDMLSLIEKAEQTFSQEEAAKMASKLASSKGKEFTLDDFLAQMEQVRKMGSISKLLGMLPGMAQMKDQINNIDERDVDRTAAIIKSMTPGERTDPTIINGSRRARIARGSGVDVSAVKNLVERFFEARKMMSRMAQGGGMPGMPGIPGMGGGPGRQKKQQKQAKGKRKSGNPMKRKAEEAEAAARREQAQQGGGAFGLPAGEPGKDFELPDEFKKFMG; translated from the coding sequence GTGTTCGACACTCTCTCCGATCGCCTCTCAGCGACCTTCAAGAACCTGCGTGGCAAGGGGCGCCTGTCCGAGGCCGACATCGACGGCGCGGCCCGCGAAATCCGCATCGCCCTGCTCGAGGCCGACGTCGCCCTGCCCGTCGTCCGGGAGTTCATCAAGCAGGTCAAGACCCGCTCGCTGGGCGCCGAGGTCTCCAAGGCGCTCAACCCCAGCCAGCAGGTCGTCAAGATCGTCAACGAAGAGCTGGTCGGGATCCTCGGCGGGGAGACCCGGCGTCTGCGGTTCGCCAAGACCGCGCCGACCGTGATCATGCTCGCCGGCCTCCAGGGCGCGGGCAAGACCACCCTGGCCGGAAAGCTCGGCCTCTGGCTGAAGGGCCAGGGCCACTCGCCGCTGCTCGTCGCCTGCGACCTCCAGCGCCCCAACGCCGTCACCCAGCTCTCCGTCGTCGCCGAGCGCGCCGGCGTCGGCTTCTATGGCCCGCAGCCGGGCAACGGCGTCGGCGACCCGGTCCAGGTCGCCAAGGACTCCGTCGAGTACGCGCGCACCAAGCAGTTCGACATCGTGATCGTCGACACCGCCGGCCGGCTCGGCATCGACCAGGAGCTGATGGAGCAGGCCGCGGACATCCGCGACGCCGTCCAGCCCGACGAGGTCCTCTTCGTCGTCGACGCCATGATCGGTCAGGACGCGGTCAACACCGCCGAGGCGTTCCGCGACGGCGTCGGCTTCGACGGCGTGGTCCTCTCCAAGCTCGACGGCGACGCCCGGGGCGGTGCCGCGCTCTCCATCGCGCACGTCACCGGCAAGCAGATCATGTTCGCCTCCAACGGCGAGAAGCTGGACGAGTTCGACGCGTTCCACCCGGACCGCATGGCGTCCCGCATCCTCGGCATGGGCGACATGCTCTCGCTGATCGAGAAGGCCGAGCAGACCTTCAGCCAGGAAGAGGCCGCCAAGATGGCCTCCAAGCTGGCGAGCAGCAAGGGCAAGGAGTTCACGCTCGACGACTTCCTCGCCCAGATGGAGCAGGTCCGCAAGATGGGCTCCATCAGCAAGCTGCTCGGCATGCTGCCGGGCATGGCCCAGATGAAGGACCAGATCAACAACATCGACGAGCGCGACGTGGACCGCACGGCCGCGATCATCAAGTCGATGACCCCGGGCGAGCGCACGGATCCGACGATCATCAACGGCTCCCGCCGTGCCCGTATCGCCCGCGGTTCCGGTGTCGACGTCAGCGCGGTGAAGAACCTCGTCGAGCGCTTCTTCGAGGCGCGCAAGATGATGTCGCGGATGGCCCAGGGCGGCGGCATGCCGGGGATGCCCGGCATCCCGGGGATGGGCGGCGGCCCCGGCCGGCAGAAGAAGCAGCAGAAGCAGGCCAAGGGCAAGCGCAAGAGCGGCAACCCGATGAAGCGCAAGGCCGAGGAGGCCGAGGCCGCGGCACGGCGCGAGCAGGCCCAGCAGGGCGGCGGCGCGTTCGGGCTGCCGGCGGGGGAGCCGGGCAAGGACTTCGAACTGCCCGACGAGTTCAAGAAGTTCATGGGCTGA
- a CDS encoding SAM-dependent methyltransferase, giving the protein MASTLVRNRHRTASASSPQAVQADRSAPAGHDCPDVLARARARDWAEIQERMLVPLYEAVYERLEVGAGSRLLGLGCGSGLALLIAAARGAAVTGTESDPGRLDLARERMSASVPPSADARLAAGTDAVHDPGRPAWNLITAFQPIGGGAGDAQWLEEALREAVAGAERGAAVVLTGWGPPERCATSGVLRVAHKGRPGRASGPASPRDGLEDVAARAGLRPDGSGRVACPFGYADADSAVRGLMSTGLYDAAARESDADQVAKEIAEALHPYRRPDGTVWMPNVFRYLIARVP; this is encoded by the coding sequence ATGGCATCCACGCTCGTCCGGAACCGGCACCGCACGGCGTCGGCGTCCTCTCCTCAGGCTGTACAAGCGGACCGGTCCGCTCCGGCGGGGCACGACTGCCCGGACGTCCTCGCCCGGGCACGGGCCAGGGACTGGGCCGAGATCCAGGAGCGCATGCTGGTGCCGCTGTACGAGGCGGTGTACGAACGGCTGGAGGTCGGCGCCGGTTCCCGGCTGCTCGGTCTCGGCTGCGGCTCGGGCCTCGCCCTGCTGATCGCCGCGGCGCGCGGTGCGGCGGTGACGGGCACCGAGAGCGACCCCGGCAGGCTGGACCTGGCCCGGGAGCGGATGTCCGCCTCCGTCCCGCCGTCCGCTGACGCCCGGCTGGCCGCCGGGACGGACGCCGTGCACGACCCCGGGCGCCCCGCGTGGAACCTGATCACCGCCTTCCAGCCGATCGGCGGCGGCGCGGGTGACGCCCAGTGGCTGGAGGAGGCCCTGCGCGAGGCCGTCGCCGGCGCGGAGCGCGGCGCCGCGGTGGTGCTCACCGGCTGGGGACCGCCCGAGCGCTGTGCCACCTCCGGCGTGCTGCGGGTGGCGCACAAAGGCCGCCCGGGCAGGGCGAGCGGGCCCGCCTCCCCGCGGGACGGCCTGGAGGACGTGGCCGCACGCGCGGGCCTGCGGCCGGACGGCTCGGGCCGGGTCGCCTGCCCCTTCGGCTACGCGGACGCGGACAGCGCGGTGCGCGGGCTGATGTCCACCGGCCTGTACGACGCGGCGGCGCGCGAGAGCGACGCCGACCAGGTCGCCAAGGAGATCGCCGAGGCGCTGCACCCGTACCGCAGGCCCGACGGGACGGTCTGGATGCCGAACGTCTTCCGCTACCTGATCGCCCGCGTCCCCTGA